In Opitutaceae bacterium TAV5, one genomic interval encodes:
- a CDS encoding DNA/pantothenate metabolism flavoprotein, whose protein sequence is MKILVTSGATREPIDAVRFVSNISSGATGAALADALAARGHAVTLLHGEGAVLPRTVADTRRFGSTADLRARLRALLGAGDCDAVIQCAAVSDYRPDTVEAGKLTSRADEMILRLVPTPKLLPELRSYAPPGGRPLFVIGFKLTAGADEAAQAQAVARLFAAGTVDAVIHNDTATLGQGAARPFHAWRNARTPPETLAGQAALAGWIDRELERHAGRKSR, encoded by the coding sequence GTGAAAATCCTCGTCACCTCCGGAGCCACGCGCGAGCCGATCGATGCGGTGCGTTTTGTGTCCAACATCAGCAGCGGGGCGACCGGCGCCGCCCTCGCCGATGCGCTCGCCGCCCGCGGCCATGCCGTGACGCTGCTCCACGGCGAGGGCGCCGTGCTGCCGCGCACCGTCGCCGACACGCGCCGCTTCGGCTCCACCGCCGACCTGCGCGCCCGCCTGCGCGCCCTGCTCGGCGCCGGCGACTGCGACGCCGTCATCCAGTGCGCCGCCGTCTCCGACTACCGGCCCGACACCGTGGAGGCGGGCAAACTCACCTCGCGCGCCGACGAGATGATCCTCCGTCTCGTCCCCACGCCCAAGCTCCTCCCCGAGCTCCGCAGCTACGCGCCTCCCGGCGGCCGCCCGCTCTTCGTGATCGGATTCAAGCTCACCGCCGGCGCCGACGAGGCCGCCCAGGCGCAGGCCGTCGCCCGGCTCTTTGCGGCGGGCACGGTCGACGCTGTCATCCACAACGACACCGCCACGCTCGGCCAGGGCGCCGCCCGCCCCTTCCATGCCTGGCGCAACGCCCGCACCCCGCCCGAGACGCTCGCCGGGCAGGCCGCCCTCGCCGGGTGGATTGACCGTGAACTGGAGCGGCACGCCGGTCGAAAATCCCGGTAA
- a CDS encoding oxidoreductase — protein MSHQKSDGMNYAPQGKPSPVVKAGEFVFAAAHLDHGHINGQCNGLSEAGGVLKWIYDPDAKKVEDLRARFPQAKAARSLDEILDDPEVKLVAAAAVPNVRGPIGCRVMEAGKDYFTDKTPFTTLDQLDQAKATVARTGRKYAVYFSERLHVESAMYATDLVQQGVIGRVIQVIGLGPHRLNKASRPDWFFKKEQYGGILCDIGSHQFEQFLTFTGATDATVTNAAVGNYANPDKPELEDFGEANLVGDNGATNYIRVDWFTPDGLGTWGDGRMTILGTEGYIELRKYLDVGREKTGDHVYLVDGKGEHHLQVAGKVGFRFFGELILDVLNRTEKAMTQRHTFKAAELCLRAQAAARWLTR, from the coding sequence ATGTCCCACCAGAAATCCGATGGCATGAACTACGCTCCCCAAGGCAAACCGAGTCCGGTCGTCAAGGCCGGTGAATTTGTCTTTGCGGCGGCTCACCTCGATCACGGTCATATCAACGGCCAGTGCAACGGCCTCAGCGAGGCCGGCGGCGTGCTGAAATGGATCTACGATCCCGATGCCAAAAAGGTGGAGGACCTGCGTGCCCGCTTCCCGCAGGCGAAGGCGGCGCGCTCGCTCGACGAGATTCTCGACGACCCCGAGGTGAAGCTCGTGGCCGCCGCCGCGGTGCCCAACGTCCGCGGGCCGATCGGCTGCCGCGTCATGGAGGCGGGCAAGGACTATTTTACGGACAAGACACCGTTCACCACGCTCGACCAGCTCGACCAGGCCAAGGCCACCGTCGCCCGCACCGGCCGCAAGTACGCCGTGTATTTCAGCGAGCGTCTGCACGTCGAGTCGGCCATGTACGCCACCGACCTGGTGCAGCAGGGGGTGATCGGCCGCGTCATCCAGGTGATCGGCCTCGGCCCGCATCGCCTGAACAAGGCGAGCCGTCCCGACTGGTTTTTCAAAAAGGAGCAGTACGGCGGCATCCTGTGCGACATCGGCAGCCACCAGTTCGAGCAATTTCTGACCTTCACGGGCGCGACGGATGCGACCGTGACCAATGCGGCGGTGGGCAACTACGCCAACCCCGACAAGCCCGAGCTTGAGGACTTCGGCGAGGCCAACCTCGTCGGCGACAACGGCGCCACCAATTATATCCGCGTGGACTGGTTTACACCCGACGGTCTCGGCACCTGGGGCGACGGCCGCATGACGATTCTCGGGACGGAGGGCTACATCGAGTTGCGCAAGTACCTCGATGTGGGGCGCGAGAAGACGGGGGATCATGTCTATCTCGTGGACGGGAAGGGCGAGCATCACCTGCAGGTGGCGGGCAAGGTCGGATTCCGTTTCTTCGGCGAGCTGATCCTCGATGTGCTCAACCGCACCGAGAAGGCGATGACGCAGCGTCACACCTTCAAGGCGGCCGAGCTTTGCCTGCGCGCCCAGGCGGCGGCGCGGTGGCTGACGCGGTAG
- a CDS encoding SpoOJ/ParA/ParB/repB family protein, with product MRIRAFQGLVPLPQHVEEVACVPYDVVNAAEAAALAAGKPRSLLHVDRAEIDLPAGTDPYSDAVYAKARENFLKLQADGVLVREKGPAVYIYQQQMGEHVQRGVVALCNVEDYDAELIRKHEKTRKDKEDDRTKLIDTLGANTGPVFLTYRDEAAVTAIVDATVKTKPVYDFTAPDGIRHTVWRIEGGADVVQAFAAVPLTYIADGHHRAASAARVARLRRERNPQHTGAEDYNGFLCVLFPASELKILPYNRIVADLNGRMPEAFLAEVKATFGLEEGAAPSPDAVGKVSMYLGGKWYGLRCAAAPDADPVSRLDVSVLQDRLLAPLLGIDDPRTSKRVDFVGGIRGTGELVKRVDAEGGVAFSMYPVTIDQLMDIADAGQIMPPKSTWFEPKLRSGLVTHTF from the coding sequence ATGCGTATCCGTGCTTTTCAGGGTCTCGTCCCGCTCCCGCAACATGTCGAAGAAGTGGCCTGCGTCCCGTACGACGTCGTCAACGCCGCCGAGGCCGCCGCGCTCGCCGCCGGCAAGCCGCGCAGCCTGCTCCATGTCGACCGCGCCGAGATCGACCTGCCCGCCGGCACGGATCCGTACAGCGACGCCGTTTACGCAAAGGCCCGCGAAAACTTTCTCAAACTCCAGGCGGATGGCGTGCTCGTCCGCGAAAAGGGTCCCGCCGTTTACATCTATCAGCAGCAAATGGGTGAGCACGTGCAACGCGGCGTCGTCGCACTCTGCAACGTCGAGGATTACGACGCCGAACTCATCAGGAAGCACGAGAAGACCCGCAAGGACAAGGAGGACGACCGGACAAAACTGATCGACACGCTCGGCGCCAACACCGGCCCGGTGTTCCTCACCTACCGCGACGAGGCCGCCGTCACGGCGATCGTCGATGCCACCGTGAAGACGAAGCCGGTCTACGATTTCACCGCGCCCGACGGCATCCGGCACACCGTCTGGCGGATCGAGGGCGGGGCGGATGTCGTGCAGGCCTTTGCGGCCGTGCCGCTCACCTACATCGCCGATGGCCATCACCGCGCCGCCAGTGCGGCGCGCGTGGCCCGGCTGCGGCGCGAACGCAACCCGCAGCACACCGGCGCCGAGGATTACAACGGGTTCCTCTGCGTGCTGTTCCCGGCCAGCGAACTGAAGATCTTGCCCTACAACCGCATCGTCGCCGACCTGAACGGACGCATGCCGGAGGCGTTTCTCGCCGAGGTGAAGGCGACCTTCGGGCTCGAGGAGGGCGCCGCGCCGTCGCCGGATGCGGTGGGCAAGGTGAGCATGTATCTGGGCGGAAAGTGGTACGGGCTGCGTTGCGCCGCCGCGCCGGATGCGGACCCGGTGTCGCGTCTCGATGTGAGCGTGCTCCAGGACAGGCTGCTCGCGCCGCTGCTCGGGATCGACGATCCGCGCACGAGCAAGCGCGTCGATTTTGTCGGCGGCATCCGCGGCACGGGTGAACTCGTGAAACGCGTCGATGCCGAAGGCGGGGTGGCGTTTTCGATGTATCCGGTGACGATCGACCAGCTTATGGACATCGCCGACGCCGGCCAGATCATGCCGCCGAAAAGCACCTGGTTCGAGCCGAAGCTGCGCTCGGGGCTGGTGACGCACACGTTCTGA
- a CDS encoding 3-methyl-2-oxobutanoate hydroxymethyltransferase — protein MKSVLDFKARKGGAPITMSTAYTHWEARLVADSPVDCVLVGDSVAGVVDGEATTFSATPEIIARHTAAVARGLGGPDGPGAQKLLIADFPFLAACKGIPAAVDCAALLLRSGAHAVKIEGVDGHEDVIRHLVQSGVPVIGHLGLTPQSVNAMGGYKVQGRGGAAGADLLRQARAVEAAGCFGLVLECVPAALGREITAALAIPTIGIGAGPDTDGQVLVFHDLLGLTPGFRPKFVRPFAQGGQVVAAGLAAFAAAVGDRSFPSDTESYH, from the coding sequence ATGAAATCCGTCCTCGATTTCAAGGCCCGCAAGGGCGGCGCTCCCATTACCATGTCCACCGCCTACACCCACTGGGAGGCCCGCCTCGTCGCCGACTCGCCGGTCGATTGTGTGCTCGTGGGTGACAGCGTGGCAGGCGTGGTCGACGGCGAAGCCACCACCTTCTCCGCCACACCCGAAATCATCGCTCGCCACACGGCCGCCGTCGCCCGCGGGCTCGGCGGGCCGGATGGGCCGGGCGCTCAAAAGCTGCTGATCGCCGATTTCCCGTTTCTGGCCGCCTGCAAGGGAATCCCGGCTGCCGTGGACTGCGCCGCCCTCCTGCTCCGCTCCGGCGCTCACGCCGTCAAGATCGAGGGCGTGGACGGTCACGAGGACGTGATCCGCCACCTCGTGCAATCCGGCGTGCCGGTGATCGGCCACCTCGGGCTCACTCCGCAATCCGTCAACGCCATGGGCGGCTACAAGGTCCAGGGCCGCGGCGGCGCCGCCGGCGCCGACCTGCTCCGCCAGGCCCGTGCCGTGGAGGCCGCCGGCTGCTTCGGCCTCGTCCTCGAGTGCGTGCCCGCCGCGCTCGGCCGCGAGATCACCGCCGCCCTCGCCATCCCGACCATCGGCATCGGCGCCGGGCCCGACACCGACGGCCAGGTGCTGGTGTTTCACGACCTGCTCGGGCTCACGCCCGGCTTCCGGCCAAAGTTCGTCCGCCCCTTCGCGCAAGGTGGCCAGGTGGTTGCCGCCGGGCTCGCCGCCTTTGCCGCCGCCGTCGGCGACCGTAGTTTTCCCTCCGATACCGAAAGTTATCACTGA
- a CDS encoding phosphopantothenoylcysteine decarboxylase, giving the protein MNTRTSSPFPSATASAPRPAAASPATASPFTASPFAAVAPGAANAPGTAATAAAVPAAPEKRKSRILFALTGSIACYKACFAISKLVQAGYEVRTVATPAALQFVGNATLEGLTGQPVYSDFWQPGRAMDHIDLARWADLAIVCPATANTINRLAAGLADDAIGPLFLAWEIRKKPWWIAPAMNVVMYQNRITQASLRKLADLGARVLGTGTGALACGEEGPGRLLEPDEIVTQIQVHFSPTAPARDPRHIA; this is encoded by the coding sequence ATGAATACGCGAACCAGCTCCCCGTTCCCGTCCGCCACCGCCTCCGCGCCGCGCCCTGCCGCCGCCTCGCCGGCCACGGCCAGTCCGTTTACCGCCAGCCCGTTTGCGGCCGTCGCTCCCGGAGCTGCCAATGCTCCCGGGACCGCAGCCACGGCAGCCGCCGTCCCGGCTGCGCCCGAAAAGCGCAAGTCGCGCATCCTCTTCGCCCTCACCGGCTCCATCGCCTGCTACAAGGCCTGCTTCGCCATCTCCAAACTCGTGCAGGCCGGCTACGAAGTGCGCACGGTGGCCACGCCCGCCGCGCTGCAGTTCGTGGGCAATGCCACGCTCGAAGGGCTCACCGGGCAACCCGTTTACAGCGATTTCTGGCAGCCCGGCCGCGCCATGGATCATATCGATCTCGCCCGCTGGGCCGACCTCGCGATTGTCTGCCCGGCCACGGCCAACACCATCAACCGCCTCGCCGCCGGCCTCGCCGACGACGCCATCGGCCCGCTCTTTCTCGCGTGGGAAATCCGCAAAAAACCGTGGTGGATCGCGCCGGCGATGAATGTCGTCATGTATCAGAATCGCATTACCCAGGCCTCGCTGCGCAAGCTCGCCGATCTCGGCGCGCGCGTCCTCGGCACCGGCACCGGCGCGCTCGCCTGCGGCGAGGAAGGCCCCGGCCGCCTGCTCGAACCGGACGAAATCGTCACGCAGATCCAGGTGCATTTCTCGCCGACCGCTCCGGCCCGCGACCCCCGGCATATTGCGTGA
- a CDS encoding ArsR family transcriptional regulator, whose product MSESVPQTSPASQKILVVDDEPDVTELLAFHLRAKGFVVETLNDPNLSLGFARTFRPDLVILDVMMPDLSGIQLCRLLRADPWLGKVPVMFLTAKAEEGDRIQGLETGADDYICKPFSTKEVVLRVQTILRRVGDAAIAPAGDAAASSRLLRAGDITLDTERHEVAISGQPVDLTATEFKLLQLLMERRGRVQTREHLLINVWNYETEIETRTVDTHVRRLREKLGEHADLIETIRGVGYRMAAR is encoded by the coding sequence ATGTCGGAATCCGTCCCGCAAACGTCACCAGCATCACAAAAAATCCTCGTCGTCGACGACGAGCCCGACGTCACCGAACTGCTCGCCTTCCACCTCCGGGCCAAGGGATTTGTCGTCGAAACGCTCAACGATCCCAATCTCAGCCTCGGCTTTGCCCGCACTTTCCGGCCCGACCTCGTCATCCTCGACGTGATGATGCCCGATCTCAGCGGCATCCAGCTCTGCCGCCTGCTCCGCGCCGATCCCTGGCTCGGCAAGGTGCCCGTCATGTTCCTCACCGCCAAGGCCGAAGAGGGCGACCGCATCCAGGGGCTGGAGACAGGGGCCGACGACTACATCTGCAAACCCTTTTCCACGAAGGAAGTCGTCCTGCGCGTGCAGACCATCCTCCGCCGCGTCGGCGACGCCGCGATCGCCCCCGCCGGCGATGCCGCCGCCTCCTCCCGCCTCCTGCGCGCCGGAGACATCACCCTCGACACCGAGCGGCACGAAGTCGCCATCTCCGGCCAGCCCGTCGATCTCACCGCCACCGAATTCAAGCTCCTGCAACTCCTCATGGAGCGGCGCGGCCGGGTGCAGACCCGCGAACACCTCCTCATCAACGTCTGGAATTACGAAACCGAAATCGAAACCCGCACCGTCGACACCCACGTCCGCCGTCTCCGCGAAAAACTCGGCGAGCATGCCGACCTCATCGAAACCATCCGCGGCGTCGGCTACCGCATGGCGGCGCGCTGA
- a CDS encoding protein tyrosine phosphatase, with amino-acid sequence MSATASHPSSSSLPVSPAVALASGLLPEDALGRIVPLEGAINFRDLGGLPAGDGRRVRSRRIYRAGLIDRLSDADVAELAARRILTVLDFREADEAAHAPDRLPGDAIAITLCSAGHDSPDAWARQLATADSGVPFMEAFYASTGSLAARYRPFFEHLLALPEDRALLFHCTVGKDRTGIGAALLLSALGVPDEAILADYLLTNTCRAALADDMNIPGLLDGVEVKPQVARDLLSARPEYLRALRDSITQRHGTFATFLETVLGVGETEVRLLREKFTEPA; translated from the coding sequence ATGTCCGCCACCGCAAGCCATCCCTCGTCGTCCTCCCTGCCCGTCTCGCCAGCCGTCGCCCTCGCCTCCGGTCTGTTGCCCGAAGATGCTCTCGGCCGGATCGTGCCCCTCGAGGGCGCGATCAATTTCCGCGATCTCGGAGGTTTGCCCGCCGGCGACGGACGCCGCGTGCGCAGCCGGCGGATTTACCGCGCCGGCCTCATCGACCGCCTCTCCGATGCGGATGTCGCCGAACTCGCCGCCCGCCGCATTCTCACCGTTCTCGATTTTCGCGAGGCCGACGAAGCGGCCCATGCCCCCGACCGCCTGCCCGGCGACGCGATCGCGATCACGCTTTGCTCCGCCGGACACGACAGCCCTGACGCATGGGCGCGCCAGCTCGCCACCGCCGATTCCGGCGTGCCCTTCATGGAGGCGTTTTACGCGAGCACCGGTTCGCTGGCGGCCCGCTACCGGCCCTTTTTCGAACACCTCCTCGCCTTGCCCGAAGACCGGGCGCTGCTGTTTCACTGCACGGTGGGCAAGGATCGCACCGGCATTGGCGCCGCGCTGCTGCTCTCCGCTCTCGGCGTGCCCGACGAAGCCATCCTCGCCGATTACCTGCTCACCAACACCTGCCGCGCCGCCCTCGCCGACGACATGAACATCCCCGGACTCCTCGACGGCGTGGAGGTGAAACCGCAGGTCGCGCGCGACCTCCTGTCCGCCCGGCCCGAATACCTGCGCGCGCTCCGCGACTCCATCACGCAACGGCACGGCACGTTCGCGACATTTCTGGAAACCGTCCTCGGCGTCGGCGAAACCGAAGTGCGCCTGCTCCGGGAGAAATTCACCGAGCCGGCGTAG
- a CDS encoding OmpA/MotB, with the protein MPINVIPIFFFPAMNVLLRKALFIAAGSAVLFAAGCKKKPVRPDPGSTVLGQGVGTSSGLNSGNGYLNPTDISGGPLTPYNPSSQVADTGSLLTDNPNTFAPGGEIRGQFQPVYFAFDQSAIRAEERGKVQAAKQHLDANPNDRVLLEGRCDWRGTAEYNLGLGDRRASSVRQYLQDLGVSPSRIEVISKGDLEAVENADAATAAQDRRVDIVILK; encoded by the coding sequence GTGCCCATTAACGTCATCCCCATCTTTTTCTTTCCCGCCATGAACGTTCTCCTCCGCAAGGCTCTTTTTATCGCTGCTGGCTCTGCCGTGCTTTTCGCGGCAGGCTGCAAGAAAAAACCGGTTCGCCCCGATCCGGGCTCCACTGTTCTCGGCCAGGGGGTGGGAACATCGTCCGGATTGAACAGCGGAAACGGCTACCTCAATCCGACCGATATTTCCGGTGGCCCGCTGACGCCGTACAATCCGTCTTCACAAGTAGCAGATACGGGTTCCCTGCTCACCGACAACCCGAACACCTTTGCCCCCGGCGGCGAGATCCGCGGCCAGTTCCAGCCGGTCTATTTCGCCTTTGACCAGTCGGCGATCCGCGCCGAGGAGCGCGGCAAGGTCCAGGCCGCCAAGCAGCACCTCGACGCCAACCCCAACGACCGTGTTCTCCTCGAAGGCCGTTGCGACTGGCGCGGCACGGCCGAGTACAATCTCGGCCTCGGCGACCGTCGCGCGTCTTCCGTCCGCCAGTATCTCCAGGATCTCGGCGTGTCTCCTTCCCGCATCGAAGTGATCTCGAAAGGCGATCTCGAGGCCGTCGAGAATGCCGACGCCGCCACCGCGGCGCAGGATCGCCGCGTCGATATCGTGATCCTGAAATAA
- a CDS encoding histidine kinase → MIWLALILLSLVLAVTLLRLLAHRRALSALHMAILQRQPLLQENLPTRTDTAWRSLCEAANHLIADIARLDRQRVGQLAQLEATLGSLQEAVLVIDAANTVLLANKALGAIFPRADAILHRRLETVVHNAAFLRYVEAVRRDGARPQEEIEFADDTSAAVTWLEVTGTVIPDLHIGQPPCVLFVLHNITRQKRLEAVRKDFVANVSHELRTPLSVIKGYVETIIESGGELPAAQRDKFLLTIQRHTDRLNSIIEDLLTLSRLESGKAGLQREPADLVRLVQGILDDYRSRPAAARHELHFSPGSAPLPLAFDPLKLSLVFHNLLDNALNYTPAGSRIDITLQLKGSEVEVCVRDNGPGIPSADLPHLFERFYRVDKGRGRDTGGTGLGLSIVKHIVQLHGGRVRVESTQGRGTAFFFTLPVSSRPS, encoded by the coding sequence ATGATCTGGCTCGCTCTCATCCTCCTCTCGCTCGTCCTCGCCGTCACCCTCCTGCGGCTGCTGGCGCATCGGCGTGCCCTGAGCGCCCTGCACATGGCCATCCTCCAGCGCCAGCCGCTCCTCCAGGAAAACCTGCCCACCCGCACGGATACCGCCTGGCGCAGCCTCTGCGAGGCCGCCAACCATCTCATTGCCGACATTGCTCGCCTCGACCGGCAGCGTGTCGGCCAGCTTGCCCAGCTCGAAGCCACCCTCGGCAGCCTTCAGGAAGCCGTCCTCGTCATCGACGCCGCCAACACCGTCCTCCTCGCCAACAAGGCCCTCGGCGCCATCTTCCCCCGCGCCGACGCCATCCTGCACCGCCGCCTGGAAACCGTTGTCCACAACGCCGCCTTCCTCCGCTACGTCGAGGCCGTCCGCCGCGACGGCGCCCGCCCGCAGGAAGAAATCGAGTTTGCCGACGACACCTCCGCCGCCGTCACCTGGCTGGAGGTCACCGGCACCGTCATCCCCGACCTCCACATCGGCCAGCCGCCCTGCGTGCTTTTCGTCCTGCACAACATCACCCGGCAAAAACGCCTCGAGGCCGTGCGCAAGGATTTTGTCGCCAACGTCTCCCACGAGCTCCGCACCCCGCTCAGCGTCATCAAGGGCTACGTCGAGACGATCATCGAAAGCGGCGGCGAACTGCCCGCCGCGCAGCGCGACAAGTTTCTGCTCACCATCCAGCGCCACACCGACCGGCTCAACTCGATCATCGAGGACCTGCTGACGCTCTCCCGCCTCGAATCCGGCAAGGCCGGCCTGCAGCGCGAGCCCGCCGATCTCGTCCGCCTCGTCCAGGGCATCCTCGACGATTACCGTTCGCGTCCCGCCGCCGCCCGCCACGAATTGCATTTCTCGCCCGGCTCCGCGCCCCTGCCGCTGGCGTTCGATCCGCTCAAACTCTCGCTCGTTTTTCACAACCTCCTCGACAACGCCCTCAACTACACGCCGGCCGGCAGCCGCATCGACATCACCTTGCAGCTCAAGGGATCCGAAGTGGAGGTCTGCGTCCGCGACAACGGCCCCGGCATTCCCTCCGCCGATCTGCCGCATCTCTTCGAACGGTTTTATCGCGTGGACAAAGGCCGGGGGCGCGACACCGGCGGCACGGGCCTCGGCCTCTCGATCGTGAAGCACATCGTGCAACTCCACGGCGGACGCGTGCGGGTCGAAAGCACCCAGGGACGCGGCACCGCGTTTTTCTTCACACTCCCCGTCTCCTCACGCCCGTCCTGA